The following coding sequences are from one Deinococcus arcticus window:
- a CDS encoding AAA family ATPase: MTTLPLAPPAPARHAAALQAALTQLEGVILGKGPQIRLALSCLLARGHLLIEDQPGVGKTTLAQALARTCGLHFRRVQFTADLLPADLTGVSVWDAPSASFRFIEGPVFSELLLADEINRATPRTQGALLEAMEERQVSEGGVTRPLPQPFFVIATQNPAAFVGTSPLPEAQLDRFLMTVTLGYPDVRAERLLLETGGRSLAVRDLPAVLSAPVLLAMQAEVDRVHAAGPLLDYLQVLARATREHPALAGGLSPRGLLALLAAARGWAYLAGRSMVLPEDVQAVFVPLAAHRLTLRDPATPLPRVLERLLADTPIP, translated from the coding sequence ATGACCACCCTGCCTCTGGCCCCGCCCGCGCCTGCCCGCCACGCGGCGGCGCTGCAGGCCGCCCTGACCCAGCTTGAAGGCGTGATTCTGGGCAAGGGCCCCCAGATTCGCCTGGCCCTGAGCTGCCTGCTGGCGCGCGGCCACCTGCTGATCGAGGACCAGCCCGGGGTGGGCAAGACCACGCTGGCCCAGGCGCTGGCGCGCACCTGCGGCCTGCACTTTCGCCGGGTGCAGTTCACGGCTGACCTGCTGCCCGCCGACCTGACCGGCGTGTCGGTGTGGGACGCGCCCAGTGCGTCGTTCCGCTTTATCGAGGGGCCGGTGTTCAGCGAACTGCTGCTGGCCGACGAGATCAACCGCGCCACCCCCCGCACCCAGGGAGCGCTGCTGGAAGCCATGGAGGAACGTCAGGTCTCGGAAGGCGGCGTGACCCGGCCCCTGCCGCAGCCCTTTTTCGTGATTGCCACCCAGAACCCGGCCGCCTTTGTGGGCACCAGTCCGCTGCCCGAAGCACAACTGGACCGCTTTCTGATGACCGTGACCCTGGGCTACCCGGACGTGCGCGCCGAGCGGCTGCTGCTGGAAACCGGCGGGCGCAGCCTCGCCGTGCGCGATCTGCCGGCCGTGCTCAGCGCGCCCGTGCTGCTGGCCATGCAGGCCGAGGTGGACCGGGTTCACGCGGCGGGCCCGCTGCTGGATTACCTGCAGGTGCTGGCCCGCGCCACCCGCGAGCACCCGGCGCTGGCCGGCGGCCTGAGCCCGCGCGGCCTGCTGGCGCTGCTGGCGGCGGCCAGAGGGTGGGCGTATCTGGCCGGGCGCAGCATGGTGCTGCCCGAGGACGTGCAGGCAGTCTTTGTGCCGCTGGCCGCCCACCGCCTGACCCTGCGCGATCCGGCCACGCCGCTGCCCCGCGTGCTGGAGCGGCTGCTGGCCGACACGCCCATTCCTTGA
- a CDS encoding VanZ family protein, protein MSRPRPLWWVPALGLMAAIWYFSGQPQTPGPRLVHPLDWGAHFLTYLALGFCLTRATGRRGVALVLAAWFGALDEVHQAFVPPREAGVTDWLFDVAGAWLGGRVAAPASRGEEENAGAPATPRG, encoded by the coding sequence TTGAGCCGCCCCCGGCCCCTGTGGTGGGTGCCCGCGCTGGGCCTGATGGCGGCCATCTGGTATTTCAGCGGGCAGCCGCAGACGCCGGGGCCCCGGCTGGTGCATCCCCTGGACTGGGGCGCGCATTTTCTGACCTACCTGGCGCTGGGCTTCTGCCTGACGCGGGCCACCGGGCGCCGGGGGGTCGCCCTGGTGCTGGCCGCCTGGTTTGGCGCGCTGGACGAGGTGCATCAGGCGTTTGTGCCGCCCCGGGAGGCCGGGGTCACCGACTGGCTGTTTGATGTGGCCGGGGCGTGGCTGGGGGGCCGGGTGGCGGCGCCGGCAAGTAGGGGCGAGGAAGAGAACGCGGGGGCCCCGGCGACTCCGCGTGGTTAG
- a CDS encoding VOC family protein: protein MSVLLLDHVAIATPDLDTGAAPYVALGIKVEGPDEEVPGQGVRVRAYVVGDTLIELLSPTRPDSPIATFLEKRGPGLHHTAYRVADLDAEMARLTAEGARFLQAAPVPGRAGSRVAFLHPRWGQGTLIELVEHPQGGRHD from the coding sequence ATGTCTGTGCTGCTGCTGGATCATGTTGCCATTGCCACTCCCGATCTGGACACCGGCGCCGCGCCGTATGTGGCGCTGGGCATAAAGGTTGAAGGACCGGATGAAGAGGTGCCGGGCCAGGGCGTGCGCGTGCGGGCCTATGTGGTGGGGGACACCCTGATTGAGCTGCTCTCGCCCACCCGGCCCGACAGCCCTATTGCCACTTTCCTGGAGAAAAGGGGCCCGGGCCTGCATCACACCGCCTACCGCGTGGCTGACCTGGACGCCGAGATGGCGCGCCTGACTGCCGAGGGCGCACGCTTTCTGCAAGCGGCCCCGGTGCCAGGCCGCGCCGGGTCGCGCGTGGCGTTCCTGCACCCCAGATGGGGCCAGGGCACCCTGATTGAGCTGGTGGAACATCCGCAGGGCGGGAGGCACGATTGA
- a CDS encoding DUF4442 domain-containing protein, with the protein MTQAATLPAFAAAAVKKALHDIPMNATVGVQITEVGVGWATGQAPDTAPFRNHLGTIHAGAQFLLAEAVSGAAFAGAFAAQLMSAVPLIEKLETHYVNRAQGDVRARAEAADAGAIAQAHADFARDGKARLVLNVSVQDGEDKEVMRAVAHWYIRARPQ; encoded by the coding sequence ATGACCCAAGCTGCCACCCTGCCCGCCTTTGCCGCTGCCGCCGTGAAAAAAGCCCTGCACGACATTCCCATGAACGCCACTGTGGGCGTGCAGATTACCGAGGTCGGCGTGGGCTGGGCCACCGGCCAGGCGCCCGACACGGCGCCCTTTCGCAACCACCTGGGCACCATTCATGCGGGCGCGCAGTTTCTGCTGGCCGAGGCGGTCAGTGGCGCGGCCTTCGCGGGCGCCTTTGCCGCGCAGCTGATGTCGGCGGTGCCCCTCATCGAGAAGCTGGAAACCCATTACGTGAACCGCGCGCAGGGCGATGTGCGTGCCCGCGCCGAGGCCGCTGACGCGGGCGCCATTGCCCAGGCCCACGCCGACTTTGCCCGTGACGGCAAGGCCCGGCTGGTGCTGAATGTCAGCGTGCAGGACGGTGAGGACAAGGAAGTCATGCGCGCCGTGGCCCACTGGTACATTCGCGCCCGGCCGCAGTAA
- the ada gene encoding bifunctional DNA-binding transcriptional regulator/O6-methylguanine-DNA methyltransferase Ada, translated as MTHTNAPTDLQWQAVQSRSAAHDGQFYYGVRSTGIFCRPSCPSRRPKRENVAIFPSLEDAAAAGFRACRRCTPAHISAAQQAVAHAQHLLDTAEPTPSLVGLAAAVGLSPFHLQRVFKAATGVSLKQYAIAQRAARTKAHLQAGASVTAALYDGGHASPRTLYDPATDQLGMSPGQYRAGGEGQTITFAVTQSVLGPLLVAATQRGLVAVRFGEVSTLEAELRTEYPKATLKQDEAALAPYVDALATHLVGARPELALPLEPAGTAFQQRVWAALKTIPYGQTRSYAQVAQIIGQPQAVRAVAQACAANPVGLVVPCHRVLRSSGALGGYRWGTDRKRALLDREAAGPVA; from the coding sequence ATGACCCATACCAACGCCCCAACCGATCTGCAGTGGCAGGCGGTGCAGAGCCGCAGCGCCGCGCACGACGGCCAGTTTTATTACGGCGTGCGCTCGACAGGTATTTTCTGCCGGCCATCGTGCCCGTCACGACGACCCAAACGCGAGAACGTCGCCATCTTCCCCTCACTGGAGGATGCGGCCGCCGCTGGATTCCGGGCCTGTCGCCGGTGCACCCCGGCGCACATCAGCGCGGCGCAGCAGGCGGTGGCCCACGCGCAACATCTGCTGGACACGGCTGAACCCACCCCCTCGCTGGTAGGGTTGGCCGCCGCCGTGGGCCTCAGCCCGTTTCACCTGCAACGGGTGTTTAAAGCCGCCACCGGCGTCAGTCTCAAGCAGTACGCCATCGCCCAGCGCGCGGCGCGCACCAAGGCGCACCTGCAGGCGGGGGCCAGCGTGACGGCGGCGCTGTATGACGGCGGCCACGCCTCACCACGCACCCTGTATGACCCCGCCACCGACCAGCTGGGCATGTCACCGGGCCAGTACCGCGCCGGAGGTGAAGGGCAGACCATCACGTTTGCCGTCACCCAGAGCGTGTTGGGGCCGCTGCTGGTGGCGGCCACCCAGCGGGGCCTGGTGGCGGTGCGGTTTGGCGAGGTGAGCACTCTAGAAGCCGAATTGCGCACCGAATACCCGAAGGCCACGCTCAAGCAGGATGAGGCGGCGCTGGCCCCCTACGTAGACGCCTTGGCGACCCACCTTGTGGGGGCCAGGCCCGAACTGGCGTTGCCCCTGGAACCAGCAGGCACGGCCTTTCAGCAGCGGGTCTGGGCGGCGCTGAAGACCATTCCCTACGGTCAGACCCGCTCGTATGCCCAGGTGGCCCAGATAATCGGGCAGCCCCAGGCGGTGCGGGCCGTGGCGCAGGCGTGCGCGGCCAACCCAGTGGGGCTGGTGGTGCCGTGCCACCGCGTTCTGCGCAGCAGCGGCGCGCTGGGCGGCTACCGCTGGGGCACCGACCGCAAACGCGCCCTGCTGGACCGGGAAGCGGCTGGCCCCGTGGCCTGA
- a CDS encoding EamA family transporter encodes MSVRDLSALLLLSALWGGSFLLMRVAAPVLGPVLLIELRVLLAGLALLAFALLTRRVPTFRAQWRHFLAIGALNSALPFLLIASATVHLPASLAATPSASHLPFQRFRRAQKRFHSRCEALFSPLAPLG; translated from the coding sequence GTGTCTGTTCGTGACCTGAGCGCCCTGCTGCTGCTGTCGGCCCTGTGGGGCGGTTCATTTCTGTTGATGCGGGTGGCAGCCCCGGTGCTTGGCCCTGTTCTGCTGATTGAATTGCGGGTGCTGCTGGCGGGGCTCGCACTGCTCGCCTTTGCCCTGCTGACGCGCCGGGTGCCCACATTCCGCGCCCAGTGGCGGCATTTCCTGGCCATTGGGGCACTGAACTCGGCGCTGCCCTTCCTGCTCATCGCTAGCGCCACCGTGCATCTGCCTGCGTCGCTGGCCGCCACGCCAAGTGCCTCGCACCTCCCATTCCAACGTTTCAGAAGGGCGCAGAAACGTTTCCATTCCCGGTGCGAGGCACTTTTCTCGCCACTCGCTCCGCTCGGTTGA
- a CDS encoding DMT family transporter, with protein sequence MAASYFNATTPLFGALVAALWLRERLTWGQGAGLLLGLYGVAVLVGLGPVAASPAVPLAVGASLLGALLYGVAAVYTKVHMTGTSPLALALYSQLCAAALLLPALPFAPPQAAPSGTVIAAVLALALLSTAAASLLSFGLIQRVGPTRAMMVTYLSPAFGLVWGAWLLNEPLTVWSLTGSGLILASVSLVTGVVTLKRWGMTARA encoded by the coding sequence TTGGCAGCGAGTTACTTCAATGCCACCACGCCGCTGTTCGGGGCACTGGTCGCCGCACTCTGGCTGCGCGAACGCCTGACCTGGGGCCAGGGGGCAGGCCTGCTGCTGGGCCTGTATGGCGTGGCAGTCCTGGTGGGGCTGGGGCCCGTCGCAGCGTCGCCCGCTGTGCCGCTGGCTGTGGGGGCCTCACTGCTGGGGGCGCTGCTGTACGGGGTGGCGGCCGTGTACACCAAAGTCCATATGACGGGCACGTCTCCACTGGCCCTGGCCCTGTACAGCCAGCTGTGCGCAGCGGCATTGCTGCTGCCCGCGCTGCCGTTTGCTCCGCCCCAGGCGGCGCCGTCCGGCACAGTGATCGCGGCGGTGCTGGCCCTGGCGCTACTGTCCACGGCTGCCGCCTCCCTGCTGTCCTTCGGTCTGATTCAGCGCGTGGGGCCGACCAGGGCCATGATGGTCACGTACCTCTCGCCCGCTTTTGGCCTGGTGTGGGGCGCGTGGCTGCTGAACGAACCGCTGACGGTCTGGAGCTTGACAGGCTCCGGGCTGATTCTGGCCAGCGTCAGCCTGGTGACTGGCGTGGTGACGCTCAAGCGCTGGGGAATGACCGCCAGGGCCTGA
- a CDS encoding DUF402 domain-containing protein, with the protein MKRKVFDLRPWSRAVRSSQSVVRVPGHVIVDFTAHEVAKPKDVSFGDQTIRILDHGFRWVRVHPAGSGEGRPGSALSAMLDETGLPRQLYVDLHGGEGLGEDGLPWHDDLYLDVIGNWVVGEAGHGTVTEAHIIDGEDLEEAVAAGLVSPSQAEATWAHAREIQAGLLAGTYPPLAVLRRYLEDPYT; encoded by the coding sequence ATGAAGCGGAAGGTCTTCGACCTGCGGCCCTGGTCGCGCGCCGTGCGCAGCAGCCAGAGTGTGGTGCGGGTGCCGGGGCACGTCATCGTGGACTTCACGGCCCACGAGGTCGCAAAACCCAAGGACGTGTCCTTTGGCGACCAGACCATCCGCATTCTCGACCACGGCTTTCGCTGGGTGCGCGTTCATCCTGCGGGCAGCGGCGAAGGGCGGCCGGGCAGCGCCCTGAGCGCCATGCTGGATGAAACGGGTTTACCCCGGCAGCTGTACGTGGACCTGCACGGCGGCGAAGGGCTGGGCGAGGACGGTCTGCCCTGGCATGACGACCTCTACCTGGACGTGATTGGCAACTGGGTGGTGGGGGAGGCCGGGCACGGCACGGTGACTGAGGCGCACATCATTGACGGCGAGGATCTGGAGGAAGCGGTGGCGGCTGGCCTGGTCAGCCCCTCGCAGGCCGAGGCCACCTGGGCGCACGCCCGGGAGATTCAGGCCGGGTTGCTGGCGGGCACCTACCCGCCCCTGGCCGTGCTGCGGCGCTACCTGGAAGACCCGTATACCTGA
- the purN gene encoding phosphoribosylglycinamide formyltransferase, with the protein MNLAFLASHGGSAARHLTAACREGRLSATPVALVSNNSRSPALGWAREAGLRTAHLSSARHPDPDELDAAILAFLVDAGADTLVLSGYMREIGPQVLTHFAGRLLNIHPSLLPRHGGRGMYGDRVHESVLASGDTESGATVHLVTAGIDEGPMLAQARVPVLPGDTLDTLKARVQAVEGDLMLRAVQELAAQRAAAT; encoded by the coding sequence ATGAACCTCGCCTTTCTCGCTTCGCACGGCGGCAGCGCGGCGCGGCACCTGACGGCGGCGTGTCGGGAGGGGCGGTTGAGCGCCACGCCCGTCGCGCTGGTCAGCAACAACAGCCGCAGCCCGGCGCTGGGGTGGGCACGCGAGGCCGGGCTGCGCACGGCGCACCTCAGCAGCGCCCGCCACCCGGACCCCGATGAGCTGGACGCGGCGATTCTGGCCTTTCTGGTGGACGCCGGGGCCGACACACTGGTCCTGAGCGGGTATATGCGGGAAATCGGCCCGCAGGTGCTGACCCACTTTGCGGGGCGGCTGCTGAACATTCACCCCAGCCTGCTGCCGCGCCACGGTGGGCGGGGCATGTACGGCGACCGCGTACACGAAAGTGTGCTCGCGTCTGGCGACACGGAAAGCGGGGCGACCGTGCATCTGGTCACGGCGGGCATTGACGAGGGGCCGATGCTGGCCCAGGCGCGTGTGCCGGTGTTGCCGGGCGATACCCTGGACACCCTGAAGGCCCGCGTGCAGGCGGTGGAAGGCGACCTGATGCTGCGCGCCGTGCAGGAGCTGGCGGCTCAGAGGGCGGCAGCGACATGA
- a CDS encoding dipeptidase yields MTTADLSALLNREQADAELFDLLRIPSVSADPTRRAEMGQAAEFLRAKLSGLGFSARVDATAGHPVVYAEHLKAPGKPTVLIYGHYDVQPEAPLEEWVTPPFEPTVRNGRIYARGSTDDKGQAYAHVKGAELLLAQGELPVNVKFLLEGEEEIGSPNLEAYLREHEAELKADVIVISDGSRFAPEIPTITYGVRGLSYVEIHVQGANRDLHSGSYGGAAPNPINALAEIIAKLKDDQGRVTIPGFYDGIDELTEEERGMWSSLPHSDDEFAASIGVPALPGEAGYSTLERLWGRPTLDVNGIWGGYQGEGSKTVIAAKAGAKVSMRLVPGQDPERITQLITDYVPTIAPAGVTAKVVPHHGGRPFKFDLNSPYNQAANRALKRVYGREAVFARTGGSIPIVAAFADILRAPVLFVDMGLNEDAPHSPNESFAVQDYHNGILTSAYLLQELGQ; encoded by the coding sequence ATGACCACCGCCGACCTCAGCGCCCTGCTGAACCGTGAGCAAGCCGACGCCGAACTGTTTGACCTGCTGCGCATTCCCAGCGTCAGCGCTGACCCGACCCGGAGGGCCGAGATGGGCCAGGCCGCCGAGTTTCTGCGCGCCAAGCTCTCGGGCCTGGGCTTCAGCGCCCGCGTAGACGCCACCGCCGGGCACCCGGTCGTGTACGCCGAGCACCTCAAGGCCCCCGGCAAGCCCACGGTCCTGATTTACGGCCACTACGACGTGCAGCCCGAAGCCCCGCTGGAAGAATGGGTGACGCCCCCCTTTGAGCCGACAGTGCGCAACGGCCGTATCTACGCGCGCGGCAGCACCGATGACAAGGGCCAGGCCTATGCGCACGTCAAGGGTGCCGAGCTGCTGCTGGCCCAGGGCGAGCTGCCGGTGAACGTGAAATTCCTGCTGGAAGGCGAGGAGGAGATTGGCAGCCCCAACCTCGAAGCCTACCTGCGAGAGCACGAGGCCGAGCTGAAAGCCGACGTCATTGTCATCAGCGACGGCAGCCGCTTTGCGCCGGAGATTCCCACCATCACGTATGGGGTGCGCGGCCTGAGCTACGTGGAAATCCACGTCCAGGGCGCCAACCGCGACCTGCACAGCGGCTCTTACGGCGGCGCGGCGCCCAACCCCATCAACGCGCTGGCCGAGATTATTGCGAAGCTCAAAGACGACCAGGGCCGCGTGACCATTCCCGGCTTCTATGACGGCATTGATGAACTGACCGAGGAAGAGCGCGGGATGTGGAGCAGCCTGCCCCACAGCGACGACGAGTTTGCCGCCAGCATCGGCGTGCCCGCGCTGCCCGGCGAGGCCGGGTATTCCACCCTGGAGCGCCTGTGGGGCCGCCCCACGCTGGACGTGAACGGCATCTGGGGCGGCTACCAGGGCGAAGGCAGCAAGACCGTGATTGCCGCCAAGGCGGGCGCCAAGGTCAGCATGCGCCTGGTGCCTGGGCAGGACCCCGAGCGCATCACTCAACTCATTACGGACTACGTGCCCACCATCGCCCCAGCGGGCGTCACCGCCAAGGTGGTGCCTCATCACGGCGGACGGCCCTTCAAGTTTGACCTGAACAGTCCCTACAACCAGGCGGCCAACCGCGCCCTGAAGCGCGTCTATGGCCGCGAAGCCGTGTTCGCCCGCACCGGCGGCAGCATTCCGATTGTGGCCGCCTTTGCCGACATCCTGCGCGCACCCGTCCTGTTCGTGGATATGGGCCTGAACGAGGATGCCCCCCACAGCCCCAACGAGAGCTTTGCCGTGCAGGACTACCATAACGGCATTCTGACGAGTGCGTATCTGTTGCAGGAGTTAGGCCAGTGA
- the hspR gene encoding heat shock protein transcriptional repressor HspR, fused homodimer type: MPSDAKHRPVYVISVAAELVDMHPQTLRLYERKGLIRPGRSSGKTRLYSERDIEHLREIRRLTQELGVNLAGVEEVMRLQHELDDLQGEFEAEIERLEGELRQQAARPGALPAPDGRLDPRDRPVYVISIAAELVDMHPQTLRLYERKQLIRPGRSSGKTRLYSERDIEHLREIRRLTQELGVNLAGVEEIMRLRHQLDAARSGLETNVRRIQDDITERMTKWRTLPQGQDADETLQGGSPASDPDPHEPGADDPT; encoded by the coding sequence ATGCCCTCTGACGCCAAACATCGGCCCGTATACGTGATTTCCGTGGCGGCGGAACTGGTGGATATGCACCCCCAGACCCTGCGGCTGTACGAGCGCAAGGGTCTGATTCGTCCCGGGCGCAGCAGTGGCAAAACCCGGCTGTACAGCGAGCGCGACATTGAGCACCTGCGCGAGATTCGCCGCCTGACCCAGGAACTGGGCGTGAATCTGGCGGGCGTGGAAGAGGTCATGCGCCTGCAACACGAGCTGGACGACCTGCAGGGCGAATTCGAGGCCGAGATTGAGCGCCTTGAGGGCGAGTTGCGCCAGCAGGCCGCCCGCCCCGGCGCCCTGCCCGCCCCCGACGGGCGACTGGACCCGCGCGACCGCCCCGTCTACGTGATTTCCATTGCGGCGGAACTGGTGGACATGCACCCCCAGACCCTGCGGCTGTACGAGCGCAAGCAGCTGATCCGCCCCGGGCGCAGCAGCGGCAAGACGCGGCTGTACAGCGAGCGCGACATTGAACACCTGCGCGAGATTCGCCGCCTGACCCAGGAACTGGGCGTGAATCTGGCGGGCGTGGAAGAAATCATGCGCCTGCGCCACCAGCTGGACGCGGCGCGTTCGGGGCTGGAAACGAACGTCCGGCGCATTCAGGACGACATCACCGAGCGCATGACCAAGTGGCGCACGCTGCCGCAGGGCCAGGACGCCGATGAGACGCTGCAGGGCGGCTCCCCCGCCAGCGACCCCGATCCCCATGAGCCCGGTGCGGACGACCCCACATGA
- a CDS encoding metallophosphoesterase, producing the protein MRPLWVVGDIHGAYDKVRALLLRAGLIDFGGQWTGGDTHLVFLGDYVDRGANGVGVIRLIRGLEGQARAAGGQVSALLGNHEVMFLAALVFKQGDPHDRLGFREYWMENGGQPRDADQIEPAELGWLAERPAMLRVGDWLLVHADSMVYLKMGGTIEDVNASVQAVLAHANPDDWGVFLNAFTERFAFVLGGGDTKARRMLSTFGGQRIVHGHTPVYVLLDEHLHGPTLGAGAPIPYAGRLCLAVDSGMAYREDAGFIVRLDADGLADVVTFPSGTPVY; encoded by the coding sequence ATGAGACCCCTGTGGGTGGTGGGCGATATTCACGGCGCCTACGACAAGGTGCGCGCCCTGCTGCTGCGCGCGGGCCTGATTGACTTTGGCGGGCAGTGGACCGGCGGCGACACCCACCTCGTCTTTCTGGGCGATTACGTGGACCGGGGTGCCAACGGCGTGGGGGTCATCCGCCTGATCCGGGGGCTGGAGGGACAGGCGCGCGCGGCAGGCGGGCAGGTGAGCGCACTGCTGGGCAACCACGAGGTGATGTTCCTGGCCGCGCTGGTGTTCAAGCAGGGCGATCCCCACGACCGCCTGGGGTTCCGTGAATACTGGATGGAAAACGGCGGCCAGCCCAGAGACGCCGACCAGATTGAACCCGCCGAACTGGGCTGGCTGGCCGAGCGCCCCGCCATGCTGCGGGTGGGCGACTGGCTGCTGGTGCACGCCGATTCCATGGTGTACCTGAAGATGGGCGGCACCATTGAGGACGTGAACGCCAGCGTGCAGGCCGTGCTGGCCCACGCCAACCCCGACGACTGGGGCGTGTTTCTGAACGCCTTTACCGAGCGCTTTGCCTTTGTGCTGGGCGGCGGCGACACCAAGGCCCGGCGCATGCTGAGCACCTTTGGCGGCCAGCGCATCGTGCACGGGCACACGCCGGTGTACGTGCTGCTGGATGAACACCTGCACGGCCCCACCCTGGGCGCCGGCGCGCCCATTCCCTACGCCGGGCGCCTGTGTCTGGCCGTGGACAGCGGCATGGCCTACCGCGAGGACGCCGGGTTTATCGTGCGCCTGGACGCCGACGGCCTGGCCGACGTGGTGACTTTCCCCAGCGGCACCCCGGTGTACTGA
- a CDS encoding ABC transporter ATP-binding protein codes for MSLPPAPPPPDPGPPALHLRGVTKRFPGVVANDRVDLTVAPGEVLALLGENGAGKSTLISMLYGLYQPDEGTLEVAGRAVQIGSPAQARRLGIGLVPQHPLLVARHTVAENLALGAGGGLFPARRVAARVADLAARYGLEVNPAARVADLSPGEKQRVEILRALLGGARVLILDEPTSVLTPQEANALFAVMRELRASGHSLIFISHKLDEVLAVADRVTVLRRGRVVGGQSTAGATREALAELMVGRSVDFARKREASAVPDAAPILLSVQGLRAAGGRGLEVLRGVSFDLRAGEVLGIAGIAGNGQSELVEVLAGLHPASGTVTLGGQPLGGGAAERFRAGVAHIPEDRLHSGTVPGMTVTENLSLRDYDRPPMSRGLARDLAAANERARREIGTYAVATPGLHTPVRLLSGGNIQKLILARELAGAPRLILAVHPTYGLDIGATDQVHRTLLSRTGEGAGVLLVSEDLDELLSLSDRVAVMVGGELRGPFAVHEVSRESLGLLMGGAHPHSLPGAGAAVGA; via the coding sequence GTGAGCCTGCCCCCTGCCCCGCCCCCACCTGACCCTGGCCCGCCCGCCCTGCACCTGCGCGGGGTGACCAAGCGCTTTCCCGGCGTGGTGGCCAACGACCGTGTGGACCTGACCGTGGCCCCGGGTGAGGTGCTGGCCCTGCTGGGTGAGAACGGCGCGGGCAAAAGCACCCTGATTTCCATGCTGTATGGCCTGTACCAGCCCGATGAGGGCACCCTGGAAGTGGCGGGGCGCGCCGTGCAGATTGGCAGCCCGGCGCAGGCGCGGCGCCTGGGCATTGGGCTGGTGCCGCAGCACCCGCTGCTGGTGGCCCGGCATACGGTGGCCGAGAATCTGGCGCTGGGGGCGGGCGGCGGCCTGTTTCCGGCGCGGCGGGTGGCCGCGCGCGTGGCGGACCTTGCGGCGCGCTACGGCCTGGAAGTCAATCCAGCGGCGCGCGTGGCCGACCTCTCGCCCGGGGAAAAGCAGCGGGTGGAAATCCTGCGCGCCCTGCTGGGCGGCGCCCGCGTGCTGATTCTGGACGAGCCCACAAGCGTGCTGACCCCCCAGGAAGCCAACGCCCTGTTTGCGGTGATGCGCGAACTGCGCGCTTCGGGGCACAGCCTCATTTTCATCTCTCACAAGCTGGACGAGGTGCTGGCCGTGGCCGACCGCGTGACGGTGCTGCGCCGGGGCCGGGTGGTGGGCGGCCAGAGCACGGCGGGCGCCACCCGCGAAGCCCTGGCCGAGCTGATGGTGGGCCGCAGCGTGGATTTCGCCCGCAAGCGGGAGGCCAGCGCGGTGCCAGACGCGGCCCCGATCCTGCTGAGCGTGCAGGGGCTGCGCGCGGCTGGGGGCCGGGGCCTGGAGGTGCTGCGCGGCGTGTCCTTTGACCTGCGCGCGGGTGAGGTGCTGGGCATTGCCGGAATTGCTGGCAACGGCCAGAGCGAACTGGTGGAGGTGCTGGCCGGCCTGCACCCGGCGAGCGGCACCGTCACGCTCGGCGGCCAGCCCCTGGGCGGCGGCGCCGCCGAGCGCTTCCGGGCGGGCGTGGCCCACATTCCCGAAGACCGCCTGCACAGCGGCACCGTACCGGGCATGACCGTCACCGAGAACCTGTCGTTGCGCGACTACGACCGCCCGCCCATGAGCCGGGGGCTGGCCCGCGACCTGGCAGCGGCCAACGAGCGGGCGCGGCGCGAGATCGGAACCTACGCTGTGGCCACCCCGGGCCTGCACACCCCGGTGCGGCTGCTCAGCGGCGGCAACATTCAGAAGCTCATTCTGGCGCGCGAACTGGCCGGGGCCCCCCGCCTGATTCTGGCGGTGCATCCCACGTACGGCCTGGACATTGGCGCCACCGATCAGGTGCACCGCACGCTGCTCTCGCGCACCGGGGAGGGAGCCGGGGTGCTGCTGGTCAGTGAAGATCTGGATGAGCTGCTCAGCCTCTCGGACCGGGTGGCGGTGATGGTGGGCGGCGAGTTGCGCGGGCCTTTTGCCGTGCACGAGGTCAGCCGTGAGTCGCTGGGGCTGCTGATGGGTGGGGCCCACCCCCACAGCCTGCCCGGGGCGGGCGCGGCGGTGGGCGCATGA